A window of Anas acuta chromosome 5, bAnaAcu1.1, whole genome shotgun sequence genomic DNA:
gcggggacgaGGACGGTGACGGGGATgaggacagggacggggacggggacgtcGTGGCGTTCTCCAGCTCCATCGGCTGAGCTCAGGGGGCGGCGGCTCCCAGGGCACCCTGTCCACGGCACCCGCTGGTGTGTCACCGTCTGCCATGGCAGCATCTGTAATTCTCCCCCCGTCACTGTACCCCCTCCCTTTGGATCCCCCCCATTTTTCCCTATCTCACCGTATCGCCCCCATTGCTCCCCATCCCGTTGCCCCCTGCATGTCACCCCGTCCTCGTGCCCCTCACCTTTGTGCCCCCCAGGTGCCCACCACCCTCACCTCCCCTGCCTGGGTCCTCCACCCACTGTCCCTCGGGCACCAGACAAGCCCCCCCAGGCCAGTAAATAGTGTAGGACCTACCGTAACTGCAGCGCGAGCACAGGTTCAAGCAGTGGATGTTGAGGgtctcctgggctgcagggtgccctATATGtaggtctggctgggatgggcAGTGATCAAGGAGCTCCGCCCACCCTATCTGCTCCCCCCCCCGGCAatgaccccccccaaaaacctcAGTTTCCCCCTGTGAgggacagggagctgctgccagacaGGACGGAAGCGGCCGCAGTATCGCTGCTGAGGATGGTTTCCCAATGGCCCCCCTGGGGTCACCCGGTCCCCATGGGCTGGTTCCAGCAggagccccccaccccacagccacccgGTGCCAGGCAGGGGGCTTGGGGCACGTGGAAGCCCCAGGGTGGGGTTGGGTGGCCACGCTGGCTGTTGCGTGCCAGGGCCGGTGGCACGGCATCCCCGTGATGGCATCTCCCTGCCGGGCGCTGGCTTCCTGCCACccgccagcagctgctgagtcGGGGCGATGCTATCGGGGGGCCAGGGGGAGCGGGGCCCCACACGCGCCGTGGCACCGCTCCTCGCTGCAGCCTCAGCCAACGGGGGGGATGCctggggggctggagggcaCAGGGATGTGGGGACGGCGTGGGGATGTCGTGGGGGCTTCGTGGAGATGGGACGTGCGCGTGGACACGTCCCCGTGCtgcaggtggggagggggacCGGCGTGTGCCCGTGCTGCGGGCCGAGGAGGTGTCAGTGTTGGGTTAAGACAAGCACAGGGACGCTGGAGGTGGCCAAGGGACATGGGTACTGGGGACACCACCGCTGTGCTGGGGCCCAGGGTGGTGGCTGGGGGTGCCGTGGCCTCGTGGCCGTGCCCTGGCACGAGGACATGGTGGGACGGCTCGTTTCCTGGCGTCGTAATCGCCGCTAATTGGCTTTGCCCTCCCCGGGGCGGGGGGTGTGGGGCAGGTAAGAGGATTTCCCTGCCTCCTTCTTAAGGGCCggccgccccccagccctgcttcccGCCGCCTGCCTCCACtccagcccccggccccatGCCACGCACGCGGGGGGACAAGGGGGCCCCCAAAGACGCCGAGGCCCCGggcaaggggaagggggagcagggggccGAGAGCTCCCCGAAGCCCCCCGAGGAGAGCGGCTCCCCCGGCagcggcagccccggggctgagTCCCGGCACGGCGGGCACGGGAGGAAGAACAGCAAGAAGGGGGCCGGGGACCCGCACGCCGCCGCCACCAAGGCTTACTCGCCCTTCCTCAACACTGTCTTTGGCAAGGTGCGGGCAGGGGCCAGGGGGCCGTGGGtggaggggcaggggggaggtTTGGGGATGCTGGGGATGGGCCACGGGGCAGGCCTGGGggctctttctcctccctccctatATGGAGCCCAATGGGGGCACCGTGGGgtgggggtcctggggagggtgagcagcagggctgggcaccgTGGGGCTCAGGGACCCGCAGCCATGGTGCTACCCCAGGGACAGCCCGGAgcagggcagcccccggcctcTGAGAACCCCGTtaggggctggggctgagggtCCTGGGTGGGTGTAGGGGAAGGGGACAGCAGGGgcacctggggaggggggcaggcagggctttgCCTCCAATCCGTCTAATCCCTCCTGCGGGAGTTAATTTTGGCCCGTGCTTAACGAAGGTGACACCGCGGTTTGCTGGGAGGGGCGGGGGCTGAGCTGGGTCTGATGCTGCTTCtctcccccacacacccccctgcaccccacacCCCGGTCCAGGAGCGGGAGCTGTCGCCGGAGGAGCTGGACGGTGAGTGCTGGGGTTGGGATATGTGGGGGACACCGGCACCGTCTGCCATGGGATGTGCCACCGTGGGGTGTGGTGCCACGGCTTCCACACCTGACGGGTCCCTGTGCCCGTGCGTGCCTGcgggggcagagctgctggatgcCTTCAAGGAGTTTGACACCGACCAGGACGGCTTCATCAGCTACAAGGACCTGGGCGCCTGCATGCGCACGCTGGGGTACATGCCCACCGAGATGGAGCTGATCGAGATCTCGCAGCACATCAAGATGAGGAGTgagcgcggggccggggcagcgggACGCGGAGGTGCGCGCGGAGACGGCGCTGGGGCGCTGAggctgtccccgtccctggcGCAGTGGGCGGCCGCGTGGACTTCGAGGACTTTGTGCAGATGATGGGGCCGAAGCTGCGGGAGGAGACGGCGCACATGGTGGGCGTCAGGGAGCTGAAGATCGCCTTCCGCGAGGTATGGCCACGGGGACACCATGGGCACGGGGACACCATGGGCACGGGGACACCATGGGCACGGGGACACCGCGGGCATCGATGGCCCCGGCACGCAGGGGACAATGACCACGGGCACAGCAGGGGCTGGTCCCTGCCCAGGGTGtgtggggggctgtggggggctgcggggaggggaccCAACCTGTGGGCGCCGCAGTTCGACATGAACGGGGACGGGGAGATCAGCAGCGCGGAGATGCGCGAGGCCATCGCGGCGCTGCTGGGCGAGCAGCTGAAGGCGCAGGAGGTGGACGAGATCCTGCAGGACGTGGACCTCAACGGGGACGGCCGCGTGGACTTCGATGGTgagccctccccccccccccaaatgtccccacaGCCCGGGGGGTGGCGTGGGGTGGCCCTGTGCCCCTCTCGCCTCCTGTCTCACCCCGCAGAGTTCGTCATGATGCTGTCCTCCCGCTGAGGAAGCCTCCGGAGAGGAGGGGACCCGGGGCATCGACCTGCCCCCCCTGgcacctcctgctccatcccatCCCGAGTTATTGGGGTTCAGAGCGAGCAGCGGGAGCCGAGCCCACCTCTGGGAGAGGGGCGCCCACCAGGACCCCCTGGCAGCGTggtggggggggctgtgggcaccCAATAAAGCTCCTTGCTCAGACGGGGAGGATGGCACCGGTCATTGGGATGGGGGGATACGGGGTGGGGATGGAGTGGGGAGGGGTCCTCGCCCCCATGGCACCCGCTCACCGACCCCAGCGCACCCTGAGCTGCCCCAAACCTCAcgtggggagcagctgggggggaAGCAAGGGATGGGGGGGTCTCAGGAGGGGGGACAGCAACCCCAAAAAGGGACAAGGAGGGGTTGGGGGGCCCTGCATGGAGCCAGCATCATTCAGAGccgccccagccctgggggggtgGCTCAGGGAGCCCCCCAGCAGCGGCTCTGTGGTGTAGCGGTGATCACGTCTGCTTTACACGCAGAAGGACCTGGGTTCGAGCCCCAGCGGAGCCACCCCACAAGgattttttgtgtcttttcccCCTCGGCCCCTTTTGCCAAGGCGGGTGGGACACGGTGTCACCTctgggggggcgcggggagccCCCACAATGCACCCCCATCCCCCTGGGGGGGGAAATGAGCAGCCGGCTCTGCTGGGGCTCAAACCCAGCCCTCCTGAGCATGGAGGAGATACGACCACCACTACCCACACGGCACGGGGCCGGCCAGGGgagcccccccagacccccaccCGCAGGGACCCGGCTGAGAGCCCGGGGGGAGCAGCGGGGGCAGCACCAGGATGGCCGAGTGGTGAAGGCGTTGGACTTAAGATCCAATGGACGTGTGTCCGCGTGGGTTCGAACCCCACTTCTGGTACAGCTGTTTTGTTCCAAGAGGGGACCCCCAATCACCCCAGGAACCCCAAAAAGCCCAAGGGACCCCAAATTGCCCCAAGCAACTGCAGACTGCCCCAGGGAACCCCAAAGCCAAGGAACCCCAAACCGCCCTGGGGACCCAAAATTACCTCTAGGAACCCCAAACTGCCCTAGGGGACCCCAAATTTCCCCCAAGGTGACTCCAACGTGCCCTAAGGACCCTAAATTGCTCCAAGGGCCCCCAAactgccctgctcctgggatCCTTGGGGGGACTCCTGCTCCCAGAGACCCCCTGGAATAGGGGGGGAATGGCTGGAGAATGCAAGCAGCCCCTTGgggcaggtgaggaggaggagggtgggagATGTTGTGTCCCCCCAcgaccccccctcccccaggagctgcccggGTAGCTCAGTCGGTAGAGCATCAGACTTTTAATCTGAGGGCCCAGGGTTCAAGTCCCTGCTCGGGCGATACCTCCCTCTTTTGGGGCTGGGGTCTCTGCACCCTatcccacctctccccagcacTTGCAGCTCCCCCAGGGCACCCCCAGCAGCATGGGGCTGTGGGGTAGGGGCTGTGCAGGGTCCCGGGGAtaccccccaaccccaaaaacacagcagacgcagccaggctggggcattcacagattttaatttaGTTGTTTTCCTGGAGAggggggaaagagaggaggaaaaaaaaaaaaaaaaaaaaaggcatcataCACCCCCCACTCTCTCCGCTGCATGGAGTGCCGCTGCTcgcccccccaagcccccagtGGGGGGGCAGCTCAGCTCCTACAGacccccgcgccgccccccgcGCTGCCCCCAGCACATCTCTGGGCCGCTGTAGTGTGGAGTGTGGGGGGCAGAAGCCGGGCCCCTCGCCCCGAGAGGAAGGCACGGCGAGGGGGGCACACCCCAGGGTACGagcaaggagggggggggaaccggggccCCCGCTGGGTCTCTACATGGATATAACGTACACCTAGAGAACAGGCTGCGGGCACGGCGGGGGGGGCCCGTGTGGGGTGAGTGAGGCCGGACTCCCGCCCCCAAGAGCACCCAACTGCCTGGGGGCAAAGGGGAGATGAAAAatgaggggagggggagaagagaCCAAGGCCAGCCTCGGGCTCACCCCGCGGTGCCCACCCCAGGGGGGCCGTGTCCCCATCCATCCCCGGGAGCCGCCCGGGGCGCCGCTGCTCCCGCGCCGGGGGTCCAGGGATGAGCGCACGCATGGGGGGGTGAcgggggagcccccggggctgggggggggccgggctggCTCCCGCTCCCcagcaccaaggtcagtgtggATGGGCTAAGGCAACCCCGGCGGGTGAGCGCGGCCGGCGCTCGCAGCGGGCGGTgagacggacggacggacggacagacggcgctccccccgggcagccccgcagGCCTCGGCCCCgctgctcctcccagccctcagaAAATGTCCGGGCACTGGGTCCAGTCCTGCTTCTCTTTGCTCTCCCAGTAGCCGCCCCTGTAGACGTGTGCCAGCTCCTGGGTGACCGGGTCCTTCTTGCGCTCGAACCACAGTGGCTTGTAGGGGTCGTAGGGGGTGCCTGGGGGCACGGAGAGGGGGTGAGCACTGTGAGGatggggggctcgggggctcCCCCCGCCCGCTCCTTACCGTCCTCGGTGGCCCTGGCGGCCTCGGCCTCGCGCCTCTTGCGGGAGAGGcgctgcttctcctccagccGCTGCTTCTCGGCGTTGGCCTCGTCCCAGCGGCCGTTCTCCATCAGGCGCTGGTCGGGGCGCCGGCGGCTGTCGGTGGGCGCCGTGCCGCTCTCGGGGGCGTTGAGCGTCAGCGCCAGCTCCGAGAAGTAGTACATGTTCTCCGCGTATTTCCTGCGCCCGGAGAGAGGGAGGCTCAGTCCCGCTGCAGGGCTCCGAGCCCCCCGCCCCAGCCCCGCACTCACGGCAGGGGGTTCCTCTTCCACAGCAGCACCCGGCTGTCCTCGGCCTCGTGCGCCCGCTGCCGCGCCTCTGCCCCGTTGTCCCCGCTGCCCGAGGCCACCTTGTAGCAGTCCATCTTCTCGTCCCAGGTGCCCAGCAGGAGGAAATGCACCTTCCCCGTGGGGTCCGTCACCTCCCCGGTGACCTGCCAGGACAGGGGACGCGTCCCACCCGGTGACCCCGGTGCCCCAGGCAGAGCGGTGCCGCATCAGGACGTGCCACGTGCCTGCCCACCCCCTGCCCTACCTTCCTGGCCACATCCCGTGAGAAGTAGCTGTAAGGAACGAACTTGAGGTTGCACTTATCGCCCGTCTTGTGATTGACGATCTCAATTTCACCTGACTGGGGGGAAACAGAGTTGGGTTCAGCCTAGGACTCCTTTCCCCACCGACAGGGGAAACCGAGGCACCTCCAACACCTCCACGTGGGACTGGCACCCACCTGGTCTATCCAGAGCTTGCCCACGATGATGTTGTGCACGGTGGTGGTGACTTTTTTCCACGTGTAGTGGTTGCCAGAAGCATGGAAGACGCAGTGAATGGTGCCTGCGGAGGGAGAGCAGCGCTGCATCAGTCCCCTCGAACCCACCGGTCTCTGTTGGGGGACcgacagcccccagcccacccagcCGGACGCTCACCCAGAGGCATGATGGAGAGATATTTGCCCCGGAACTTGCTGGTGATCTTGATTTCCTGGCGCAGCGTCCAGCCGTGCTTGGAGTCGGCGTGGTGCGCGGCAGCCGGCGGGTGGTGGCTCACCTGGCGGGGACGGGAGGGTCAGCCCGGCCGCGCCGCCCCAGCGGGTGGCCCGCGGAGCTGGGCCGCGGTACCTGCTCGCAGAGGGAGCGGTAGCCGCTCTCCTCCAGGCGGTCCAGCTCGTACGTCTCCCCCAGGAGCGGGTTGAAGGGCTTGCTGGTGCGGAAGACGGTGGTGGAGTAGGAGGAGACGGTGAAGGCAGCCACGTAGCACAGCTGCTCCAGAGAGCTCTCGCACTTGGCCGCCCGGTCCAGCAGCTCGTGGTACTCCAGGTCCTCGGTCAGGCGCTGCAGCATGGACAGGGGCTCGTTGAAGTTCACCTGGAGGAGAGCgagaggtgaggggggggcgcCCGGGGCGCACGGCAGTCACCCCCCAGATCCCGCCCGCGTCCCCGCTCACTGGCATGGGGATCTTGGACAGCTCCTTCCCGATGCAGTTCTTCATGATGCTCCAGAGGTTGAGGCTGTAGTTGGGCTTGTAGGGGATGCGGgttctcttctccttcttaGTGTCTTCTACCTGGTGCTTGTactgccggggggggggggcagcaatGTCACAAAGCTGCTGCGACCCCCCTGGCCCATCCTCATCCCGCAGCCacccccagagcagccccaaaGCGTCCGCCCTAcctgctcctccaggctgaTATCGCTGCTGGTGCCGCTGATGTTGCTGCCGGTGCGCCTGGGGGGGAGCAGAGCCAGCGTTAGGGTTGGGCTtgcccctgccccccccagcaggaCCCCCTGGCACTCACTTGTGGCCCATGGTCTCCAGCGCAGCGATGTTCTCCGGGGCATCGAAGAACTCGTTCTCTTCGTCCTCGTCACTCAGGTCTCCTTTCGTAGGGCAGCAGGGATCTGGGCAAGGGGATGGAGATGGGCTGTGTGCCTGGGCTCACCCCGGTGCAGCAGGGGACAGGGGGTGGCAGAggatccctgctgctgctgggcttggTGAGATATGGGAACAAGCACCTGGCTGCAGGGCCCCTTGGCCGTACAGTGGACACCAAACAAACCTACTGCTTATGGACAGCGATGTCAGGCTCGGGGATGGGCTGACAGCACTGCATTATGCAGAACACATTGCTCTGggcttcccctcccctcctgccccacaacGCCTCGCtccccccagccagccccgaAACAAGACGCAGACACTTGGGGTACCTTTGGCAGAGCCACCAGACCCGGCAGTGCCGGCGGGCAGCACGGTGGCACCGCGGAAAGCCCTCTCCAGGTGGTTGTGCTGCTTGGCCAGCTGCTCCAGCGTCTCCTCCAGGCGGATGCGCTGGTCCCGCTCGTGCTGCAGCGACTTCTGCCACTTCTTGCTGTGGGTCTGGGCCAGCATCAAAAAGTCCCGGCAGGCCTGCGGGCAGCACCCGGTCAGTGCAGcaggggggagaggagcagggctgtcccccccgtgcccccggCAGCAGACTCACGTTGATCATGGCGTTGGAGGTGATGCGGAAGAGCGTGGCGCGCTCGTTCACCTGCTTGATCTTCTCGGTGCTCTCGGCGGGCAGCCGGAGGGTCTCCAGCTCGCTGAGGGAGCGCTGCAGGGCCGTGCCGTGCTTGGCGATCAGGTCGTTGCAGGTGCTCAGGTCCTCCACCTTGCTCGACAGGGTGCGCAGCGTGCTCTGCAGCTCCGTCTTGTCCGTCTGCGACACGGACTCGTCGCCGGAGTCGTCTGCCGGCGGGACGGGCCGTTAGAGCGGGGCGGGCAGCACCGGTGCCGGGGGTGAGGGGGGGAGCGAGGGCGCCGGTACCTGACTCCTCCAGCATCTTGACGGCCTTGGCCTTGGCCAGCTCCAGCGCCGTGACCCAGCGCTGCCGCTCCACCTCGGAGCTGGCCTTCAGGTGGTAGGTCTGCGCGCCGCCGTTGGAGATGACGAAGTTGCACGAGTCCTCCACCGTGATGTTGGCCGTGGCCAGGTTGATGGTGCCGCGGCACGTGTGCCGCATCTCCGCCTTGGAGCTGCGCGGGGAGCGGCCGGGAGCCGTTAACGGGGCCGGGCCCACAGCCCCGGGGAGGCCCCGCCACGTCACCGGGCGgcgggggaggggaggggcggggagggggggggacacggggcagcTCCCGGAGCCGGGAGCCGAGATCCGCGATCCGCGGGCGGCTCCGTGCCCCGtgggcgcggcggggccgggccaaGGTCagcgggagcggggcggggcggggtcccggtgccgggCCGTACCGGTAGTAGCTGAGCAGCCCGTTGCTGAGCACGAACCAGCGGCGCTGGTAGCCCTTGATGTAGTTGGTCCACTTGAACAGCCAGCCCTCCCGCGCCGAGCCGCCCACACCGgacccgccgccgccgccgctccccgccgccgccgccgccgccgctcccgggGCCGCGCCGCTCCCCGagccgccgcctccgccgccgccgcccgccgccggtGAGGGCAGCGCCGGGGCCGCGCCGGGCGCCGCGGGCAGCGccatggggccgggcagcgccgccgccgccgcgccgggGCCCGCGCCCGCCGCGCGCAGCTCCGCcatggccgccgccgccgccccgccgcgccccgcccgccgcgccgccgTCACgcgccccgccccccgccgctcattggccgccgccgcccgccccgcgcttCTCATTGGCCGAGCTGAGGCTCCGCGCCCGCCCCTCTTCGCGCCGCGCGGGGATTGGCTGCACCGCGCGCACGTCTCCGCCGCGGGCCAatgaggagaggggaaggcGGGGGGTGACGTCAGCGCGCGCGCCGATTGGACGCGTCGGCCCCGCCCCGGGACGCGACCCCGAAGcgaccgggaccgggaccgggaccgggaccgggaccgggaccgggaccgggaccgggaccgggaccgggaccgggaccgggaccgggaccgggaccgggaccgggaccgggaccgggaccgggaccgggaccgggaccgggaccgggaccgggaccgggaccgggaccgggaccgggaccgggaccgggaccgggaccgggaccggagGGCAGCGGCAGTACACAAGGCTCTTTATTTACATCCTTATAAAAATGGAAAGTTACAAACGGTGCCGGGGCGCAACCGGcagagccccggccccggcggcgggcaccggggtggggggggcgcgGCCGCGGGGCCCCGGCTGTGCAAATGCTCGGCGTGCCGGTACGAGCCCCGCGCGCGCaccggggggaggagggggtggcGGGGAAGACGAGGCGAGTGTGCAAAGAGGCGCGGGGGCGGCTCCCGGGGCCGGGCTCCCCAGCCGCAccgggggcaggggggagccgCCCGGCCGCCCCGGTGCCGAGGAGCCGCGGGGAGCCACGGGGagccccggtgccggtgccccccCAGGGGTGCCGCCGGTCAGCTCACTGCAGCTTTGTCTCCAGCAGGTTGAGCTTCTGCTGGTCGACGTAGCGAGAGAAGAGGGAGAGCAGGTtggaggggggggacaccggcTTGGCCAGGGCGGCCGCCGGGATCCGCAGCAGCTCCCGGCTCGCCAGCAGCATCAGCTCCGTcctgcggggacacggggacacggctGAGCGCACGGGGAGGGCACGGCCCGGCCTCGGCACCGGGGagcccccccattcccccccccggtgctcacCACTGGTTGTCCTGCATCAGCTCCGTGCTGGTGTCcgagctctgcagctcctccccGCGGCTCAGCACCAGGTAGAGCAGGGACAGGCCGAACTGCGGGGAGAGCAGCGGGCGTCAGGGGGGCCCTgaggggtttttttttgggggggggggggctgcacagcgcagggcagccccagggggGCAGGGAGCCGCACCTTGTTTTGCAGCACAGCAGCGAGGTGCAGGTTGGTGGGCGCGGGCGCGGTGGCGCTCTGAGGTAGGTTGGTGAGCTGCTGCACAAGGCTGGTGACCGTCCCCAGCGGGAGGTGGTACAGGACGTGCGAGAAGGGCctcagcaggcagggcagcacctgCGGGGAGCGGC
This region includes:
- the CABP4 gene encoding calcium-binding protein 4 translates to MPRTRGDKGAPKDAEAPGKGKGEQGAESSPKPPEESGSPGSGSPGAESRHGGHGRKNSKKGAGDPHAAATKAYSPFLNTVFGKERELSPEELDELLDAFKEFDTDQDGFISYKDLGACMRTLGYMPTEMELIEISQHIKMRMGGRVDFEDFVQMMGPKLREETAHMVGVRELKIAFREFDMNGDGEISSAEMREAIAALLGEQLKAQEVDEILQDVDLNGDGRVDFDEFVMMLSSR
- the OSBP gene encoding oxysterol-binding protein 1, which gives rise to MAELRAAGAGPGAAAAALPGPMALPAAPGAAPALPSPAAGGGGGGGGSGSGAAPGAAAAAAAGSGGGGGSGVGGSAREGWLFKWTNYIKGYQRRWFVLSNGLLSYYRSKAEMRHTCRGTINLATANITVEDSCNFVISNGGAQTYHLKASSEVERQRWVTALELAKAKAVKMLEESDDSGDESVSQTDKTELQSTLRTLSSKVEDLSTCNDLIAKHGTALQRSLSELETLRLPAESTEKIKQVNERATLFRITSNAMINACRDFLMLAQTHSKKWQKSLQHERDQRIRLEETLEQLAKQHNHLERAFRGATVLPAGTAGSGGSAKDPCCPTKGDLSDEDEENEFFDAPENIAALETMGHKRTGSNISGTSSDISLEEQYKHQVEDTKKEKRTRIPYKPNYSLNLWSIMKNCIGKELSKIPMPVNFNEPLSMLQRLTEDLEYHELLDRAAKCESSLEQLCYVAAFTVSSYSTTVFRTSKPFNPLLGETYELDRLEESGYRSLCEQVSHHPPAAAHHADSKHGWTLRQEIKITSKFRGKYLSIMPLGTIHCVFHASGNHYTWKKVTTTVHNIIVGKLWIDQSGEIEIVNHKTGDKCNLKFVPYSYFSRDVARKVTGEVTDPTGKVHFLLLGTWDEKMDCYKVASGSGDNGAEARQRAHEAEDSRVLLWKRNPLPKYAENMYYFSELALTLNAPESGTAPTDSRRRPDQRLMENGRWDEANAEKQRLEEKQRLSRKRREAEAARATEDGTPYDPYKPLWFERKKDPVTQELAHVYRGGYWESKEKQDWTQCPDIF